A genomic segment from Bacteroidota bacterium encodes:
- a CDS encoding MerR family transcriptional regulator produces the protein MKFSANYSIKDLEKLSGIKAHTLRIWEKRYALFEPERTDTNIRFYTNNDLKRILNISMLNKSGFKISKIAALNEAQIAAKVSEITNASTSYEEHIDKFIMSMIDLNEASFDKTFSDCVSNIGFEDCIQKVVVPFFIRIGTMWQTGSINPAQEHFVSNIVRQKIIVAIDSIKQSSKKSKGTVLLFLPENELHELSLLFYAYALKMRNYKIVYLGQSVPTDTLVRVSEIVKPDILLSVITAPPHKGLLDSLINTLASLKPKRTILLSGRAVFERKKKLPPSISLFKGFQELLKLI, from the coding sequence ATGAAATTCTCTGCCAATTATTCCATAAAGGATTTAGAAAAACTATCCGGAATTAAAGCTCATACGCTTCGCATCTGGGAAAAAAGGTATGCGCTTTTTGAACCCGAGCGCACCGATACCAACATTCGCTTTTATACCAACAACGATTTAAAACGCATTCTAAATATTAGTATGCTCAACAAAAGCGGCTTTAAAATATCGAAGATAGCCGCTTTAAACGAAGCACAAATTGCTGCTAAAGTTTCTGAAATAACAAATGCCTCCACTTCCTATGAAGAGCATATTGATAAGTTCATTATGAGTATGATAGACTTAAATGAGGCGAGTTTTGATAAAACATTTTCAGACTGCGTTTCAAACATTGGCTTTGAAGATTGCATACAAAAGGTAGTGGTTCCTTTTTTTATTCGCATCGGTACTATGTGGCAAACCGGCAGCATTAATCCTGCCCAGGAACATTTTGTTAGCAACATCGTTAGGCAAAAAATAATTGTGGCTATTGACAGTATCAAGCAAAGCAGCAAAAAAAGCAAAGGAACTGTCCTATTATTTCTGCCCGAGAATGAATTGCATGAACTGAGTCTTTTATTTTACGCTTATGCTTTGAAGATGCGCAATTATAAAATAGTTTATTTAGGTCAAAGTGTTCCAACCGATACCTTGGTTAGAGTAAGCGAAATAGTTAAACCCGACATCTTACTTTCAGTAATTACCGCACCACCCCACAAAGGATTGCTTGATTCGCTCATAAACACATTAGCTTCGCTCAAACCCAAAAGAACAATACTGCTATCGGGAAGAGCAGTATTTGAACGTAAGAAAAAACTACCTCCATCAATCAGCCTTTTCAAAGGATTCCAGGAATTGCTTAAGTTGATTTAG
- a CDS encoding class I SAM-dependent methyltransferase, whose product MKTKETTFSENDIRPKDLLEGQKIAVMQDVGMLLSNADKFVHVNCPACSANKGSKKYEKYSFTYLECSDCKTVYTSPRPTAALLGEFYSNSVNYAYWNKYIFPASESTRRQKIVVPRVDRILDYCKKYASPTNSILEVGAGFGTFCEEMACRKVFNRIVAVEPSPTLAQTCRSRGVETIELPIEKVALKEDEKFDVVVNFEVIEHLFSPRDFIQQCKRQMKPGALFVVSCPNAQGFDVITLKEKSNTIDHEHVNYFTPHSIDLLFKANGFEVLEVLTPGVLDADIVRNTILAGDFSVDDEPFLKQVLIDEWETKGKAFQEFLTANKLSSNLWIIAKNK is encoded by the coding sequence ATGAAAACCAAAGAAACTACTTTTAGCGAAAACGATATTCGACCAAAGGATTTGCTCGAGGGGCAAAAAATTGCTGTAATGCAGGATGTGGGAATGCTTTTATCTAACGCCGATAAATTTGTACACGTTAATTGTCCTGCCTGCAGTGCCAATAAGGGCAGCAAGAAATACGAAAAATACAGTTTTACCTATCTCGAATGCAGCGATTGTAAAACAGTTTATACCAGTCCACGCCCAACAGCAGCCTTACTTGGCGAATTTTATTCAAATTCAGTCAATTATGCTTATTGGAATAAATATATTTTTCCGGCTTCTGAAAGTACACGCCGTCAAAAAATTGTTGTGCCCCGTGTGGATCGTATTTTAGACTATTGTAAAAAATATGCTTCTCCAACCAACTCAATTTTAGAAGTAGGTGCAGGCTTTGGTACTTTTTGCGAAGAAATGGCCTGTCGCAAGGTTTTTAATCGCATTGTAGCTGTTGAGCCATCACCAACCCTTGCGCAAACTTGCCGCAGTCGTGGTGTTGAAACCATTGAATTACCTATTGAAAAAGTAGCACTCAAGGAAGATGAAAAATTTGATGTGGTAGTAAATTTTGAAGTGATTGAACATTTATTTTCGCCCCGCGATTTTATTCAGCAATGCAAACGACAAATGAAACCGGGAGCATTGTTTGTAGTGAGTTGCCCCAATGCACAGGGCTTTGATGTAATTACCTTAAAAGAAAAAAGCAATACCATCGACCACGAACACGTAAATTACTTTACCCCACATTCAATTGATTTATTGTTTAAAGCCAATGGATTTGAAGTATTAGAAGTACTTACTCCGGGAGTGTTAGATGCCGACATCGTACGCAACACCATTTTAGCCGGTGATTTTAGTGTAGACGATGAACCTTTTTTAAAGCAAGTTTTGATTGATGAATGGGAGACTAAAGGAAAGGCATTTCAAGAGTTTTTAACTGCCAATAAGTTGTCGAGTAACCTTTGGATTATTGCAAAAAACAAATAG
- a CDS encoding oligosaccharide flippase family protein, with the protein MLAFLPTASRILLLPVYLHYLAPEEFAIIGLNTLIASLLPLFMTLGLEAAFIRYFFEYKSNEKILRSYFSTIALSIFLISLLIGLLVTAFGNPLFHFAFKNPYFTFFPFGISAVLFSIVASQNLLVYAYYRNMQNVKSYTAFALSIFLSSTIAEAAAIVVFKTGAEGVIWTKLIATALISMVAWFTLFRKTGISFDKRFLPSSLKYALPMLPYSLSALVFTSFDRVMIENRFNLASLAVYNLSAAIANITDSILFAIQSATYPTVYAMLKKDPNQNSEEISKTYRIIGLAVLLIICILVALSPFAVINFLKPVYVQSLSIIPILLMAYFFRYLYIVFVEPLFFFKDTKKLPWLNIIAGATTIAGNFILLPYFGLIGSAMTTILARLLQLSLTLYWYKRVSNIRFKLGYLFPVMVILGIALLLASYVNTVFPNVHWLVYFVNTVPLILLGFFVIFYLFEGNLKPLFKFNFQPIRHRV; encoded by the coding sequence GTGCTAGCATTTTTGCCAACTGCTTCGCGCATTTTGTTGCTTCCTGTTTACCTTCATTATCTTGCCCCCGAAGAATTTGCCATCATAGGTTTAAATACCTTAATAGCTTCACTCCTGCCTTTGTTTATGACCCTCGGTTTGGAAGCAGCCTTTATTCGCTATTTTTTTGAATACAAAAGCAACGAAAAAATTCTGCGCAGTTATTTTTCAACCATCGCCTTAAGTATTTTCCTAATTTCATTGCTGATAGGGCTTTTGGTAACAGCTTTTGGAAATCCTTTGTTTCATTTTGCATTTAAAAATCCATATTTCACTTTTTTCCCTTTTGGGATAAGTGCTGTTTTGTTTTCGATTGTTGCTTCCCAAAACTTGCTTGTTTACGCTTATTACCGAAACATGCAAAATGTGAAGTCATACACAGCTTTTGCGCTTTCCATTTTTCTTTCTTCTACCATCGCTGAAGCAGCTGCTATCGTAGTTTTTAAAACCGGTGCTGAAGGAGTAATTTGGACTAAGCTCATAGCAACTGCGCTTATTTCAATGGTTGCTTGGTTCACTCTTTTTAGAAAAACAGGTATTAGTTTCGACAAACGATTTTTACCTTCTTCCTTAAAATATGCTTTACCCATGTTGCCCTATTCTTTGTCGGCATTGGTATTCACGAGTTTCGACAGAGTGATGATTGAGAATAGATTTAATCTAGCTTCCTTGGCGGTTTACAATTTATCGGCTGCCATAGCCAATATTACAGATTCAATCTTGTTTGCCATACAGAGTGCCACTTATCCAACAGTGTATGCCATGCTAAAAAAAGACCCGAATCAAAACAGTGAAGAAATAAGTAAAACCTATCGAATCATTGGATTGGCCGTGCTTCTAATTATTTGCATTTTGGTTGCGCTCAGCCCGTTCGCAGTAATTAATTTTTTAAAACCAGTGTATGTTCAATCGCTCAGCATTATTCCTATTTTGTTGATGGCTTATTTTTTTCGTTACCTCTACATTGTTTTTGTTGAGCCACTTTTCTTTTTTAAAGACACAAAAAAACTTCCTTGGCTCAATATCATTGCCGGTGCTACAACGATTGCAGGGAATTTTATTTTACTTCCCTATTTTGGATTAATAGGTTCGGCCATGACAACTATTTTGGCTCGACTACTCCAGTTATCGCTTACCTTATATTGGTACAAAAGAGTATCCAACATACGTTTCAAATTGGGATATTTATTTCCGGTTATGGTCATTCTTGGCATCGCCTTATTGCTTGCAAGCTATGTAAATACTGTATTCCCTAATGTTCATTGGTTGGTATATTTCGTAAACACAGTTCCGCTCATCCTACTTGGATTCTTTGTTATTTTTTATTTGTTTGAAGGAAATTTGAAGCCGCTTTTCAAATTTAATTTTCAACCGATTCGTCACCGCGTGTAA
- a CDS encoding methyltransferase domain-containing protein has translation MKKYGKGINSKNFWNKEADEYTSVLKNDYHTHRLSILKKIIPADLYKKGKNILDFGCGDAVIFPDFLKKGANIKGIDISSEIIEIGKQSLKKAGYDPSIISCNDVSYLKKIPSASLDAVMSYNVLAYLSTEEDLEFYKQVSRILKKGGYLIVSHSNELFDMYTFNKYTVEFFNTHFIQESSYKNKIKELMKNSNVPENLVTYNVRENPLCYKFKLAAFKLKEDSQEFSHYHDAPPVLLKKKVYKDTLKVKESDKWKLMFQCSTYFSRSVKV, from the coding sequence AAAATACGGCAAAGGCATTAACTCGAAAAACTTTTGGAACAAGGAAGCGGATGAATATACTTCGGTTTTAAAAAACGATTACCACACACACAGATTAAGCATTTTAAAAAAAATAATTCCTGCTGATCTCTACAAAAAAGGAAAAAATATTCTTGATTTTGGTTGTGGAGATGCCGTTATTTTTCCTGATTTCCTGAAAAAAGGTGCTAACATTAAAGGCATTGATATTTCGAGTGAAATAATTGAAATTGGAAAGCAAAGCCTTAAAAAGGCAGGTTACGATCCTTCAATTATCAGCTGCAATGATGTAAGCTATTTAAAGAAAATTCCAAGTGCATCGCTTGATGCTGTTATGAGTTATAATGTGCTAGCCTACCTTAGCACCGAAGAAGATTTGGAATTTTACAAACAAGTGAGTCGTATTCTAAAAAAAGGAGGTTATTTAATTGTTTCCCATTCGAATGAACTTTTCGATATGTACACTTTCAATAAATATACAGTTGAGTTTTTTAATACTCATTTCATTCAAGAAAGTTCTTACAAGAATAAAATTAAAGAGTTAATGAAAAATAGCAATGTTCCTGAGAATCTTGTAACCTACAATGTTCGAGAGAATCCGCTTTGTTATAAATTCAAACTTGCTGCTTTTAAATTGAAAGAAGACAGTCAGGAATTTAGCCATTATCACGATGCGCCTCCTGTTTTATTGAAAAAGAAAGTTTATAAAGACACACTGAAAGTGAAAGAAAGCGATAAATGGAAACTTATGTTTCAGTGTTCCACTTATTTCTCAAGGTCTGTGAAAGTTTAA